Below is a genomic region from Henckelia pumila isolate YLH828 chromosome 3, ASM3356847v2, whole genome shotgun sequence.
CCATTACATATTCCCACTTGGAAATGGGAAGAtgtcacaatggactttgtgattgGACTACCAATTACACAACgaagaatgaattcaatatggATAATAGTTGACAGGTTGACAAAGTCAGCTCACTTCTTACCAGTTAGAAacaacttctcgatgaatcaatATGCAGAGTTATATATTCGAGAGGTagttagattgcatggagttccagcaAGGATAGTCTCTGAATCCTAGGTTTACTTCAAACTTTTGGAAGAGTTTACATCATGGATTGGGAACAAAGCTAGCTTTTAGTACAGCTTTTCACCCACAAACAGATGGACAATCTGAACGAGTAATTCAAATACTGGAGGATTTACTCAGGGCTTGCATGATTGACTTTGGAGGAAATTGGGAATCGAAgttgcctttagtggagttcacctacaacaatagttatcaagctactattggaatggctccttatgaggctttgtatggaagAAAGTGTAGGACTCCTCTACATTGGGATGAGATTGGAGAGAGAGCTGTGTTGGGACCAAAAACAGTGCAACAGACAGTTGATATGATAGCAAAAATTAGAGACAAGATGTTGACAACACAGAGCCGTCAGAAAAGCTATGCCGATCGGAGACGTAGGGAATTGGAGTTCcaggtaggtgatcacgtattttTGAAGGTTTCACCTTGGAAAGGAGTCTTaagatttgggaagaaaggaaagttgagcccaagatatataggacctttcGAGATCCTAGACAAGGTTGGAACAAGAGCTTACCGAGTAGCATTGCCTCCAAACTTGGAAGGTGTACACAACGTATTCCATATCTCGATGTTGAGAAAGTATATCTCAAATCCTTCCCATGTCATTCGCCACGATCCAGTTCTATGGACACCAGACTTGTCTTATG
It encodes:
- the LOC140888017 gene encoding uncharacterized protein, which gives rise to MTTQQELIVDFERLRLEVVETMEVCALSTLTMVPSLLDKIRTGQASDQQLLTWKLKDEAKGGALYTVKDGVVHHKGRMWVPAVNSLREDVMTEAHMVKVEHQRPAGFLKPLHIPTWKWEDVTMDFVIGLPITQRRMNSIWIIVDRTPLHWDEIGERAVLGPKTVQQTVDMIAKIRDKMLTTQSRQKSYADRRRRELEFQVGDHVFLKVSPWKGVLRFGKKGKLSPRYIGPFEILDKVGTRAYRVALPPNLEGVHNVFHISMLRKYISNPSHVIRHDPVLWTPDLSYEEIPIQILDTQVQKLRNKEIKMVKVLWRNQLVEEATWETEQDMRSRYPEIFGKSNFEDKFFQGG